Proteins encoded together in one Microbacterium sp. zg-Y625 window:
- a CDS encoding sigma-70 family RNA polymerase sigma factor, protein MQNREERNRLIEDNLPLVGHLARDLHARATHVSLEELAAVGALALVTAAEAFDPALGVPFGAYARRRIVGAFADEMRSMDWASRGIRKRIKEVTAVRETLTSAFGRTATPDEIATTMALPRESVVESLHDAARTVTSLDDTSALNVPAAVALPEESAVLQERREVLTRAVDALPERMRAIIEAVYVHERPVKEIAEQLGVSHSAVSQQRAEAIRLLRDAMERFHLDEGAAPTSRVSETTREAYFSRIAATGPSGRIPAAV, encoded by the coding sequence ATGCAGAACCGCGAAGAGCGCAACCGTCTCATCGAAGACAACCTCCCGCTGGTGGGTCACCTGGCCCGCGATCTGCACGCCCGGGCCACCCACGTCTCGCTGGAAGAGCTCGCGGCGGTGGGCGCCCTCGCCCTCGTCACGGCGGCCGAGGCGTTCGATCCCGCCCTCGGGGTGCCGTTCGGCGCCTACGCGCGCCGGCGCATCGTCGGCGCCTTCGCCGACGAGATGCGCTCGATGGACTGGGCCAGCCGCGGCATCCGCAAGCGCATCAAGGAAGTCACCGCCGTTCGCGAGACGCTGACCTCCGCGTTCGGCCGCACCGCCACGCCCGACGAGATCGCCACCACCATGGCGCTGCCGCGGGAATCGGTGGTCGAGTCGCTCCACGACGCCGCCCGCACGGTCACGAGCCTCGATGACACGTCGGCACTGAACGTGCCCGCCGCCGTCGCGCTCCCCGAAGAGTCGGCTGTGCTGCAGGAGCGCCGTGAGGTGCTCACCCGGGCCGTGGACGCGCTCCCCGAGCGCATGCGGGCCATCATCGAAGCGGTCTACGTGCACGAGCGGCCGGTCAAGGAGATCGCCGAGCAGCTCGGCGTCAGCCACTCCGCGGTCTCGCAGCAGCGCGCCGAAGCCATCCGGCTGCTCCGCGACGCGATGGAGCGCTTCCACCTCGACGAGGGCGCGGCCCCCACCTCACGGGTCTCCGAAACCACCCGCGAGGCGTACTTCTCGCGCATCGCCGCGACCGGTCCGTCCGGACGCATCCCTGCCGCCGTCTAA
- the fliD gene encoding flagellar filament capping protein FliD, with protein sequence MGLSFDGLASGLDTTAIIDALMDVEAIPRTLLSNKSDDRKLVISQLQSLNTALQKLLTSAKDATGATALAQVKATSSDPSVTLVAKPGATAVSTQVVVDRTATAHTVVSRAMTGFTADPLVLTVESASGELVEVRPASSAPAEVARALSAAGAGIVASAVSAGADGSGQALYRLQVTATETGAAAAFRVHLGDAAAVAAGTATDLAGETGAAVVTQGADAQVRLWAGTAAEQVVTSPKNTFTEMFAGVDVTVSKADTAPVTVSVAADPAARAKAAGDLVGQVAAALSGIAKGSAATTPTGAGGTTTLGVFTGDSTVRALRQALTDAVQLPIDGVSPSTIGISVDRYGALSFDEKKFLAALETDPAAAGALFAGVAARVQEVSDQYSDKYDGLLTARITGQQSEVSRMSDQLERWDLRLDQRRATLERTYASLETMLSRLQAQSSYLTSQLASLPSNSDGGSS encoded by the coding sequence ATGGGCCTCTCGTTCGACGGCCTCGCCTCCGGCCTCGACACCACCGCCATCATCGATGCGCTGATGGACGTCGAGGCGATCCCCCGCACGCTGCTGAGCAACAAGTCCGACGACCGCAAGCTCGTCATCTCGCAGCTGCAGTCGCTCAACACCGCGTTGCAGAAGCTGCTGACCAGCGCGAAGGATGCCACCGGCGCCACCGCGCTCGCTCAGGTGAAGGCGACCAGCTCCGACCCGTCGGTCACACTCGTCGCGAAGCCGGGGGCCACCGCGGTCTCCACCCAGGTCGTGGTGGATCGCACCGCCACGGCGCACACCGTCGTCAGCCGCGCCATGACCGGCTTCACCGCAGACCCGCTCGTGCTCACGGTCGAGAGCGCGTCGGGTGAGCTCGTCGAGGTGCGTCCCGCCTCGTCAGCCCCCGCCGAGGTCGCCAGAGCCCTCAGCGCCGCCGGCGCCGGCATCGTCGCGTCCGCCGTCTCGGCCGGCGCCGACGGCAGCGGGCAGGCGCTCTACCGCCTGCAGGTCACCGCCACCGAGACCGGGGCCGCGGCCGCCTTCCGGGTGCACCTCGGCGACGCCGCCGCCGTCGCTGCCGGCACCGCCACCGATCTCGCGGGCGAAACGGGCGCCGCGGTCGTCACGCAGGGCGCCGACGCGCAGGTGCGGCTGTGGGCGGGCACCGCCGCCGAGCAGGTCGTGACGTCGCCGAAGAACACGTTCACCGAGATGTTCGCCGGCGTGGACGTCACGGTCTCGAAGGCCGACACCGCTCCCGTCACGGTCTCCGTCGCCGCCGATCCCGCCGCCCGAGCCAAGGCCGCCGGCGATCTCGTCGGCCAGGTCGCCGCCGCACTGTCGGGCATCGCGAAGGGCTCCGCCGCGACCACGCCCACCGGGGCCGGGGGCACGACGACCCTCGGCGTGTTCACCGGCGACAGCACCGTGCGCGCCCTCCGACAGGCGCTGACCGACGCGGTGCAGCTCCCGATCGACGGGGTGTCACCCTCGACGATCGGCATCTCCGTGGACCGGTACGGCGCGCTGTCGTTCGACGAGAAGAAGTTCCTCGCGGCCCTCGAGACCGACCCGGCCGCGGCGGGGGCCCTCTTCGCCGGCGTCGCCGCCCGCGTGCAGGAGGTCAGCGACCAGTACTCCGACAAGTACGACGGGCTGCTCACCGCCCGCATCACGGGACAGCAGAGCGAGGTCAGCCGCATGTCCGACCAGCTCGAGCGCTGGGACCTGCGGCTCGACCAGCGGCGGGCGACGCTCGAGCGGACGTACGCGTCGCTGGAGACGATGCTCTCCCGCCTGCAGGCGCAGTCGTCCTACCTCACCTCGCAGCTGGCGAGCCTGCCCTCGAACTCCGACGGAGGCAGCTCATGA
- the fliS gene encoding flagellar export chaperone FliS → MNAALKAQQRYREEAILSASPERLVTMLYDRLLLDVARAEAAQRAGAWETANGELQHAQSIVTELSSSLAPSWSGSAELQAVYAYLTRTLIGANIGRDPERTRECHELIAPLHEAWHAAASATVSGS, encoded by the coding sequence ATGAACGCCGCCCTGAAAGCCCAGCAGCGCTACCGCGAAGAGGCGATCCTCTCGGCGAGCCCCGAGCGCCTGGTCACGATGCTGTACGACCGGCTGCTGCTGGATGTGGCACGGGCCGAGGCCGCACAGCGTGCGGGCGCCTGGGAGACGGCGAACGGCGAACTGCAGCACGCGCAGAGCATCGTCACCGAGCTCTCGTCCTCCCTCGCGCCCTCGTGGTCCGGCAGCGCCGAGCTGCAGGCGGTGTACGCGTACCTGACGCGCACCCTCATCGGCGCCAACATCGGCCGGGACCCCGAGCGCACCCGCGAGTGCCATGAGCTGATCGCGCCCCTGCACGAGGCATGGCACGCCGCGGCGTCGGCGACGGTGTCGGGATCATGA
- a CDS encoding flagellar basal body rod protein FlgB → MFDSVTTTALTSALDGLSQRQRAIADNIANVNTSGYRAKVVAFEDALAASVARGDGDVAPAVTESRAATRLNGNNVNLDTETLTNIETVLRYQFASQAVGGTFSSVQTALRTS, encoded by the coding sequence GTGTTCGATTCAGTGACCACCACCGCGCTCACCAGCGCGCTCGACGGGCTCTCGCAGCGTCAACGCGCCATCGCGGACAACATCGCCAACGTCAACACCTCGGGGTATCGCGCGAAGGTCGTGGCCTTCGAAGACGCCCTCGCCGCCTCGGTGGCGCGCGGCGACGGCGACGTCGCCCCCGCCGTGACCGAGTCCCGGGCCGCGACGCGGCTGAACGGCAACAACGTCAACCTCGACACCGAGACGCTGACCAATATCGAAACGGTGCTGCGCTACCAGTTCGCCTCCCAAGCGGTGGGCGGAACGTTCAGCTCCGTGCAGACCGCCCTGAGGACGTCATGA
- a CDS encoding flagellar basal body rod protein FlgC, giving the protein MTFDAIGIAGSGLTAHRTWLDALSDNIANINTVTSTDDDAFRQRYVAVQADGDGGGVRVVGAELGDGEGRLVHEPTHPLADADGYVRYPDIDLGEQMGHLIMAQRGYQASAAVVDRAKTTYEAALQIGRR; this is encoded by the coding sequence ATGACCTTCGACGCCATCGGCATCGCCGGCTCGGGGCTCACCGCCCACCGCACCTGGCTCGACGCGCTGAGCGACAACATCGCCAACATCAACACGGTGACCTCGACCGACGACGACGCGTTCCGCCAGCGCTACGTCGCCGTGCAGGCGGACGGCGACGGGGGCGGCGTGCGCGTCGTGGGCGCCGAGCTCGGCGACGGCGAGGGCCGGCTCGTCCACGAGCCCACCCACCCGCTCGCCGACGCAGACGGCTACGTCCGCTACCCCGACATCGACCTCGGTGAGCAGATGGGCCACCTGATCATGGCCCAGCGCGGCTACCAGGCCAGCGCCGCGGTGGTCGACCGCGCCAAGACGACCTACGAGGCCGCCCTGCAGATCGGACGCCGCTGA
- the fliE gene encoding flagellar hook-basal body complex protein FliE — protein sequence MPSIPSIDAIASSIPLPVAPPAPSPAGDGAFAQSITGAVDELRALQSTSNELAVAAVTGDLDDIHSAMIASSRASVTLELISAVRNKGVDAFNEIMRMQA from the coding sequence ATGCCCTCGATCCCCTCCATCGACGCGATCGCGTCGTCGATCCCCCTCCCCGTCGCACCGCCCGCGCCCTCGCCGGCCGGGGACGGGGCCTTCGCCCAGAGCATCACCGGTGCCGTCGATGAGCTGCGCGCCCTGCAGTCCACGTCGAACGAGCTGGCCGTCGCCGCCGTGACGGGCGACCTCGACGACATCCACTCCGCCATGATCGCGTCGTCCCGCGCCTCGGTCACGCTCGAACTCATCTCCGCCGTGCGCAACAAGGGCGTCGACGCCTTCAACGAGATCATGCGGATGCAGGCCTGA
- the fliF gene encoding flagellar basal-body MS-ring/collar protein FliF: MPAAVTSLFSRLRGTVGSFTVAQRTIAVIGIAALTMGAFAIASWLARPTLTPLFTGLSAADASAVVEQLRASSVGYELTDGGSTVLVPEAVVYEQRLAAAVAGLPSAGSNGYTLLDEMGVTSSEFQQSVTYKRAIEGELARTISALEGVSTASVQLAIPEESVFVSETVDPTASVFIETADRATLSSAQVDAIIHLTSASVSGMKPENVAVVDQAGHTLSAVGAGSGGGAGEQAGAYETRLTAGIQQMLDTVVGAGNATVTVAAEMDQATSERIDETYTPVEGEASTSEQTSTETYSGPAAGTGVLGAEAAAAAQGGAGTYESTQSTRNSVVNKSVESTTTPAGSLRRQTVAVAVDATAADAVDVDQIEALVASAAGIVPGRGDDLTVELVTFSDADAVAAQAALDAARAAEEAERQGELTRTALIVGAVALVLILAAVTGITVARRRAKAAWAAQSTVAPLQLDPVADPFGAIVHGTAPQLEAPTVPLPLLDLEPDPEPEPTQITLDRRRAELGDFARRDPARTADLLRSLMRDRQDA, from the coding sequence ATGCCTGCGGCGGTCACCTCCCTCTTCAGCCGCCTGCGTGGCACGGTGGGATCGTTCACGGTCGCTCAGCGGACGATCGCCGTCATCGGCATCGCCGCACTCACCATGGGAGCCTTCGCCATCGCGAGCTGGCTCGCCCGGCCCACCCTCACACCGCTGTTCACCGGGCTGAGCGCCGCCGATGCGAGCGCCGTGGTCGAGCAGCTGCGGGCTTCGTCGGTGGGGTACGAGCTCACCGACGGCGGGTCGACCGTGCTCGTCCCCGAAGCCGTCGTCTACGAGCAGCGGCTCGCTGCCGCCGTCGCGGGGCTCCCCAGCGCCGGCTCGAACGGCTACACCCTGCTGGACGAGATGGGCGTCACCAGCTCGGAGTTCCAGCAGTCGGTCACCTACAAGCGCGCGATCGAAGGCGAACTCGCCCGCACGATCTCGGCGCTGGAGGGGGTGTCGACGGCCTCGGTGCAGCTCGCGATCCCCGAAGAGAGCGTCTTCGTGTCGGAGACCGTCGACCCCACCGCATCGGTCTTCATCGAGACCGCCGACCGCGCCACGCTGTCGTCGGCGCAGGTGGATGCCATCATCCACCTCACCTCCGCCTCGGTCAGCGGCATGAAGCCCGAGAACGTCGCCGTCGTCGACCAGGCCGGGCACACGCTCTCGGCCGTCGGCGCCGGGTCGGGAGGGGGTGCCGGCGAGCAGGCCGGCGCCTATGAGACCCGCCTCACCGCCGGCATCCAGCAGATGCTCGACACCGTGGTCGGGGCCGGCAACGCCACCGTCACGGTCGCGGCGGAGATGGACCAGGCCACCAGCGAGCGGATCGACGAGACGTACACGCCCGTCGAGGGCGAGGCGTCGACGAGCGAGCAGACCAGCACCGAGACGTACAGCGGCCCGGCAGCGGGCACGGGAGTGCTGGGGGCCGAGGCCGCCGCGGCCGCCCAGGGCGGTGCGGGCACATACGAATCCACCCAGTCGACCCGCAACAGCGTCGTCAACAAGTCCGTGGAGAGCACGACCACCCCGGCCGGTTCCCTCCGGCGGCAGACCGTGGCCGTCGCCGTCGACGCCACCGCGGCCGACGCCGTCGACGTCGACCAGATCGAGGCTCTCGTGGCGTCGGCGGCGGGGATCGTCCCGGGGCGCGGCGACGATCTGACGGTCGAGCTCGTCACGTTCAGCGACGCCGACGCCGTCGCCGCCCAGGCGGCGCTGGATGCCGCGCGCGCGGCCGAAGAGGCGGAGCGTCAGGGCGAACTCACCCGCACCGCACTGATCGTGGGCGCGGTCGCCCTGGTGCTCATCCTGGCCGCCGTCACCGGCATCACCGTCGCACGGCGGCGCGCGAAGGCGGCATGGGCGGCGCAGTCCACCGTCGCGCCGCTGCAGCTCGACCCCGTCGCCGACCCGTTCGGCGCCATCGTGCACGGCACGGCCCCGCAGCTGGAGGCACCAACGGTGCCGCTGCCGCTGCTCGACCTCGAGCCCGATCCCGAGCCGGAGCCCACCCAGATCACCCTCGACCGCCGCCGCGCCGAGCTCGGCGACTTCGCGCGCAGGGACCCCGCCCGCACGGCCGATCTGCTGCGCAGCCTCATGCGGGACAGGCAGGACGCATGA
- the fliG gene encoding flagellar motor switch protein FliG, whose translation MNDLNGTQTAAVVMMNLDRALAIEVMKHLTEEEAEGIAAEIIRLNRLDAETTARALSDFHRIVQGHLPPARGGRDIAAGLLEASFGTDRAAGVLTKVSSAMTGSSFDFLIAVEPAQIASAVDGELPQTIALVLAHLPVDRAAAVLAELSDPVRTDVAQAIASMGTASQDAVAIVAEALRARSGAFATRDAPDVLGGVQPLVDIINRSDAAVEKALLANLEARDSDLAEDIRSRMFTFADVVVLDDRDAQRVLRGIEIRTLALALKGAPPAVAAVIRRNMSERNRETLDEESQALGAVRVSQVEEARAEIVRTIRALEATGDIRVERGDEEEYVS comes from the coding sequence ATGAACGACCTCAACGGCACGCAGACCGCGGCGGTCGTGATGATGAACCTCGACCGCGCCCTCGCCATCGAGGTGATGAAGCACCTCACCGAGGAGGAGGCCGAGGGGATCGCCGCCGAGATCATCCGGCTGAACCGCCTGGATGCCGAGACGACCGCACGTGCCCTGTCGGACTTCCACCGCATCGTGCAGGGGCACCTGCCCCCCGCGCGCGGCGGCCGCGACATCGCGGCGGGGCTCCTCGAGGCATCCTTCGGCACCGACCGCGCCGCCGGGGTGCTGACGAAGGTCTCGTCGGCGATGACGGGTTCGTCGTTCGACTTCCTCATCGCGGTCGAACCCGCGCAGATCGCCAGCGCCGTCGACGGCGAGCTGCCGCAGACCATCGCCCTCGTGCTCGCGCACCTCCCCGTCGATCGTGCGGCCGCCGTGCTGGCGGAGCTGTCGGACCCGGTGCGCACCGATGTCGCCCAGGCCATCGCGAGCATGGGGACGGCGTCGCAGGATGCCGTGGCCATCGTGGCCGAGGCGCTGCGCGCCCGGTCGGGGGCCTTCGCCACCCGCGACGCCCCCGACGTGCTCGGCGGCGTGCAGCCCCTCGTCGACATCATCAACCGCTCGGACGCCGCCGTCGAGAAGGCGCTGCTGGCCAACCTCGAGGCACGCGACAGCGACCTCGCCGAAGACATCCGCTCGCGCATGTTCACCTTCGCCGACGTCGTCGTCCTCGACGACCGCGACGCGCAGCGGGTGCTGCGCGGCATCGAGATCCGCACGCTGGCGCTGGCGCTCAAGGGCGCCCCGCCCGCCGTGGCTGCAGTCATCCGCCGCAACATGTCCGAGCGCAACCGCGAGACCCTCGACGAGGAGTCGCAGGCGCTCGGGGCGGTGCGCGTGTCGCAGGTCGAGGAGGCCAGGGCCGAGATCGTGCGCACGATCCGCGCCCTCGAGGCCACCGGCGACATCCGCGTGGAGCGCGGCGACGAGGAGGAGTATGTCTCCTGA
- a CDS encoding FliH/SctL family protein codes for MSPDVFSPLAIPRLSGPAEHTERERARQRGHAMGYAEGMRAAGEAAVREADRAARERRAQHEELRTAAAAAFSALERAAASFTERAEAVAALSEDHVMRLAVELAETILAAEVAEATRSALTASSRAQGILAPGDEATVVLSPRDLATLDRLGAQRPDGTRFEASPELSPGDAVVRLRDGEVDLRVATALARARAALAEVAP; via the coding sequence ATGTCTCCTGACGTCTTCAGCCCGCTGGCGATCCCGCGGCTGTCCGGGCCCGCGGAGCACACCGAGCGGGAACGCGCACGGCAGCGCGGTCACGCGATGGGGTACGCCGAAGGCATGCGCGCCGCAGGCGAGGCGGCGGTGCGCGAAGCGGATCGGGCCGCACGCGAGCGCCGTGCGCAGCACGAAGAACTGCGCACGGCGGCCGCGGCCGCCTTTTCCGCGCTCGAGCGCGCCGCGGCCTCCTTCACCGAACGTGCCGAGGCCGTGGCCGCGCTCTCCGAGGACCACGTGATGCGCCTGGCCGTCGAGCTCGCCGAGACGATCCTCGCCGCCGAGGTCGCCGAGGCGACGCGATCGGCGCTCACCGCCTCATCACGGGCGCAGGGGATCCTGGCACCCGGCGACGAGGCGACCGTGGTGCTCAGCCCCCGCGACCTCGCGACGCTCGACCGGCTGGGGGCGCAACGGCCCGACGGCACGCGGTTCGAGGCCTCCCCCGAGCTGTCCCCCGGCGACGCCGTGGTGCGCCTGCGCGACGGCGAGGTGGATCTGCGCGTCGCGACGGCCCTGGCGCGGGCGCGGGCGGCCCTGGCGGAGGTCGCGCCATGA
- a CDS encoding FliI/YscN family ATPase: MSRWSAVLEAALPERSGSVSRILGLSVEVRGLTAAVGDVVTIAGEVAAGEVDAEVVAAEEGTLRCMPLSATNGMRIGARATVASGRLRVPVGPPVLGRIIDGLGRPLDGRGPLQARRVTLDHDAPPVMERARIAAPLASGVRAIDTLSPMGRGQRMGLFAGSGVGKSSLLSMIARGSAADVNVIALVGERGREVREFIEDDLGEAGLARSVVVVSTSDQPAMARLRAAFTATRIAEAFRDDGVDVMLMMDSLTRVAMAQREIGLAAGEPPATRGYPPSTFPVLAKLLERAGNDRQGSITGVYTVLVDGDDHNEPVADTVRSILDGHIVLDRSLAITGHHPAIDVLASVSRLAGKVTSAEQQQLAATLRTVLAARRDAHDLIGIGAYQAGADARVDAAITHQRALDQFLTQSLDEQASAEDSWQRLRSLVAAFGDIS, translated from the coding sequence ATGAGTCGGTGGTCGGCGGTGCTCGAGGCGGCGCTCCCGGAACGCTCGGGCAGCGTCTCGCGGATCCTCGGGCTCAGCGTCGAGGTGCGCGGGCTCACCGCGGCGGTGGGCGACGTCGTCACGATCGCCGGCGAAGTCGCCGCCGGCGAGGTCGACGCCGAGGTGGTCGCCGCCGAGGAGGGAACCCTCCGATGCATGCCGCTGTCGGCGACGAACGGCATGCGGATCGGCGCGCGCGCGACGGTCGCGTCGGGCAGGCTCCGCGTGCCGGTGGGACCCCCGGTCCTCGGGCGCATCATCGACGGTCTCGGACGCCCCCTCGACGGGCGCGGCCCGCTCCAGGCCCGCCGCGTCACCCTCGACCACGACGCCCCTCCGGTCATGGAGCGCGCGCGCATCGCCGCGCCGCTGGCATCGGGCGTGCGGGCGATCGACACCCTCAGCCCGATGGGCCGCGGCCAGCGCATGGGCCTGTTCGCCGGCTCGGGTGTGGGCAAGTCGTCGCTGCTGTCGATGATCGCCCGCGGCTCCGCCGCCGACGTGAACGTCATCGCCCTCGTCGGCGAGCGCGGCCGCGAAGTGCGCGAGTTCATCGAGGACGACCTCGGCGAGGCGGGGCTCGCCCGCTCGGTCGTGGTGGTGTCCACCTCTGACCAGCCGGCTATGGCGCGCCTGCGAGCGGCGTTCACGGCCACCCGCATCGCCGAGGCGTTCCGCGACGACGGCGTCGACGTGATGCTCATGATGGATTCCCTGACGCGCGTGGCGATGGCGCAGCGCGAGATCGGGCTGGCCGCCGGTGAGCCGCCGGCGACGCGCGGCTACCCGCCCTCGACCTTCCCCGTGCTGGCGAAGCTGCTCGAGCGGGCCGGCAACGACCGCCAGGGCTCCATCACCGGGGTGTACACCGTGCTGGTGGACGGCGACGACCACAACGAGCCGGTCGCCGACACCGTGCGCTCGATCCTCGACGGCCACATCGTGCTGGACCGCTCCCTGGCCATCACCGGGCATCACCCCGCCATCGACGTGCTCGCCTCGGTGTCGCGCCTGGCGGGCAAGGTGACATCCGCCGAGCAGCAGCAGCTCGCCGCGACGCTGCGCACCGTGCTCGCGGCACGCCGCGACGCCCACGACCTCATCGGCATCGGCGCCTATCAGGCCGGTGCCGATGCGCGAGTGGATGCCGCGATCACCCACCAGCGCGCCCTCGATCAGTTCCTCACCCAGTCGCTGGACGAGCAGGCCTCGGCCGAGGACTCGTGGCAGCGGCTGAGGTCGCTCGTCGCGGCGTTCGGGGACATCTCGTGA
- a CDS encoding NlpC/P60 family protein has protein sequence MSVVTALARIDEIEQRIRSLSVEPAIPAATGATTAGATASAGAFASAVEQVRSTLALGDGTVTGEDIVAQAEKYLGVPYVFGGEDATGMDCSGLVQRVLADLGIDAPRVVQDQSGIGVEVPSLAEARPGDLLVTNGEKHIVIYAGDGKIIHAPSPGKNVELRNNYLTDADIQTIRRVVPEAQAAPAATAVAPAALFASALFGTASAPASAPAFAAASTPAFTGASATAFAGPTAAASSAGALRSVPVAGTSAAASAGAAGAGTDSTAAAASGVTAPGTADQVAAPPSPAAAASPARTPLAQQITAPVLSLARADDGQHTLTLRVSPETLGPVTVTAQISGSSLTIELASPSDMGREALRALLVDLRRDLAALAPNASILLAAADTAAGGGPQSQTGAWSGGSASGSASSGQQDARPETAPHGSRQPAADAPPAAPPPPVPGSGIDLFA, from the coding sequence ATGAGCGTTGTCACGGCGCTTGCGCGCATCGACGAGATCGAGCAGCGGATCAGGTCGCTGTCGGTCGAACCCGCGATCCCCGCAGCGACCGGGGCGACCACCGCCGGCGCGACCGCGAGCGCCGGGGCGTTCGCATCGGCCGTCGAGCAGGTCCGCAGCACCCTGGCGCTCGGGGACGGCACCGTCACAGGCGAAGACATCGTCGCCCAGGCCGAGAAGTACCTCGGCGTGCCCTACGTCTTCGGCGGCGAGGATGCCACGGGCATGGACTGCTCCGGGCTCGTGCAGCGGGTGCTCGCCGACCTCGGCATCGACGCGCCGCGCGTGGTGCAGGACCAGTCCGGCATCGGGGTCGAGGTCCCCTCGCTCGCCGAAGCACGACCGGGTGACCTGCTCGTCACCAACGGCGAGAAGCACATCGTCATCTACGCCGGCGACGGCAAGATCATCCACGCGCCGAGCCCAGGCAAGAACGTCGAGCTGCGCAACAACTACCTCACCGACGCCGACATCCAGACCATCCGCCGCGTCGTCCCCGAGGCCCAGGCGGCCCCCGCAGCGACCGCGGTCGCGCCGGCAGCCCTCTTCGCCTCGGCCCTGTTCGGCACGGCCTCCGCGCCGGCATCCGCGCCGGCTTTCGCTGCCGCATCGACCCCGGCGTTCACTGGAGCATCCGCCACCGCGTTCGCCGGCCCGACAGCCGCCGCCTCGTCGGCCGGGGCGCTGCGCTCGGTCCCCGTTGCCGGCACGTCCGCGGCCGCGTCAGCAGGCGCGGCGGGTGCGGGCACCGACTCCACGGCAGCCGCCGCGAGCGGCGTCACGGCCCCCGGCACCGCCGACCAGGTCGCCGCGCCACCGTCGCCCGCCGCGGCCGCCTCCCCCGCGCGCACCCCCCTGGCCCAGCAGATCACCGCCCCCGTGCTCTCGCTGGCGCGCGCCGACGACGGGCAGCACACGCTCACCCTGCGGGTGTCGCCCGAGACCCTGGGCCCTGTCACGGTCACCGCCCAGATCTCCGGCTCATCCCTCACGATCGAGCTCGCCTCGCCGTCGGACATGGGCCGCGAGGCCCTGCGCGCCCTGCTCGTCGATCTGCGTCGCGACCTGGCGGCGCTCGCCCCGAACGCGTCGATCCTGCTCGCCGCTGCCGACACCGCGGCGGGCGGCGGCCCGCAGAGCCAGACCGGCGCCTGGTCCGGCGGGTCCGCGTCCGGCTCGGCCTCGTCGGGTCAGCAGGACGCGCGGCCCGAGACGGCGCCGCACGGCAGCCGCCAGCCTGCCGCCGACGCGCCCCCTGCTGCCCCTCCGCCCCCCGTGCCCGGTTCGGGCATCGACCTGTTCGCCTGA
- a CDS encoding flagellar hook assembly protein FlgD — translation MPTIDPVAAVSSAPTTALPAAPKQSLDSEVFLHLLVTQMKNQDPSSPLDTNEMMAQTTQLAMMEQLTALSDSFSESFALSMRQAAAALVGQHASYVDADGVTQSGLVSKVSFEQGVPTVTIGDATVPLDAVSGVTAS, via the coding sequence ATGCCCACCATCGATCCCGTCGCCGCCGTGTCATCGGCGCCCACGACCGCGCTCCCCGCCGCCCCCAAGCAGAGCCTCGACAGCGAGGTGTTCCTGCATCTGCTGGTCACGCAGATGAAGAATCAGGACCCCAGCTCGCCGCTGGACACCAACGAGATGATGGCGCAGACGACGCAGCTGGCCATGATGGAGCAGCTCACCGCGCTCTCCGACAGCTTCAGCGAGAGCTTCGCGCTGAGCATGCGCCAGGCCGCGGCCGCGCTCGTCGGGCAGCATGCGTCGTACGTCGACGCCGATGGCGTCACCCAGTCGGGTCTCGTCTCCAAGGTCTCGTTCGAACAGGGCGTCCCCACCGTCACCATCGGCGACGCCACCGTGCCCCTCGACGCCGTCTCCGGCGTCACCGCTTCCTGA